The Pseudomonas triclosanedens genome has a window encoding:
- a CDS encoding YceI family protein, whose translation MLKKTFAALALGTALFSAGQAMAADYKIDKEGQHAFIEFRIKHLGYSWLYGRFDDFDGTFTFDEKNPAADKVKVTINTNSVNSNHAERDKHLRSPDFLNVGKNPTATFESTGVKADGKNAEITGNLTLNGVTKPVTIKAELIGQGDDPWGGYRAGFLGTTTLKLKDFNIQRDLGPASQEVELTLSVEGVRQ comes from the coding sequence ATGCTGAAGAAGACCTTCGCCGCTCTGGCTCTGGGCACCGCGCTGTTCTCCGCCGGCCAGGCTATGGCCGCGGACTACAAGATCGACAAGGAAGGCCAGCACGCCTTCATCGAGTTCCGCATCAAGCACCTTGGCTACAGCTGGCTGTATGGCCGCTTCGATGACTTCGACGGCACCTTTACCTTCGACGAGAAGAACCCGGCCGCCGACAAGGTCAAGGTCACCATCAACACCAACAGCGTGAACTCCAACCACGCCGAGCGTGACAAGCACCTGCGCAGCCCGGACTTCCTCAACGTCGGCAAGAATCCGACCGCGACCTTCGAGTCCACTGGGGTGAAGGCCGATGGCAAGAATGCCGAGATCACCGGCAACCTGACCCTGAACGGCGTGACCAAGCCGGTTACCATCAAGGCCGAGCTGATCGGTCAGGGCGATGACCCCTGGGGCGGCTACCGCGCGGGCTTCCTCGGTACTACCACGCTCAAGCTGAAGGACTTCAACATTCAGCGCGACCTCGGCCCGGC